The following are encoded in a window of Loktanella sp. M215 genomic DNA:
- a CDS encoding IS110 family transposase, producing the protein MVKKATRLARFAEAVEDQPVVVGLDVHKKTYSVALFSSQDGQVESYTCPAGEAALAAQLSGLGCSIEHIVYETGPTGFALARTLMAAGFKVSVIAASRIPRGYAAAAKNDRLDAVKLATYFARGLLHSVAIPTVEQEGYRALVRRRKRVAESRGKIKQKIKGFLLASGIGEPQSIQKWSLAASADLSALDMPPEHRMSLASMVREYLFLLSEDKMLRAEIRTATKRMHAERFAHLTSVVGVGETAASNFLAELFSPERFNRPEEVTSYLGLAPVVSQSGGSQARARIRPVGQKRLRGILIEAAWQWTWRDPEAKELYNRHFAKHGIGQKAIVAVARKLAIKLWRMAVEIPPVSMEGAARGAWSG; encoded by the coding sequence ATGGTCAAGAAAGCAACGCGCCTCGCCCGCTTCGCGGAAGCCGTCGAGGATCAACCTGTCGTCGTCGGTCTCGACGTTCACAAAAAGACCTATTCCGTCGCCCTGTTCTCGTCGCAAGACGGTCAGGTCGAGAGCTATACCTGTCCAGCCGGAGAGGCGGCGCTCGCCGCGCAGCTTTCGGGCCTGGGCTGCTCCATCGAGCATATCGTCTATGAGACCGGGCCAACCGGCTTCGCCTTGGCCCGCACATTGATGGCCGCAGGATTTAAGGTATCGGTGATCGCCGCCTCGCGCATCCCGCGCGGCTACGCAGCGGCGGCGAAGAACGATCGGCTGGATGCGGTGAAGCTGGCGACCTACTTCGCGCGGGGATTGCTGCATTCCGTCGCCATTCCAACCGTCGAACAGGAAGGCTACCGGGCGCTCGTGCGGCGGCGGAAGCGTGTCGCGGAGAGCCGGGGCAAGATCAAGCAGAAGATCAAGGGCTTCCTGCTCGCGTCCGGCATCGGCGAACCGCAGAGTATCCAGAAGTGGTCTCTGGCCGCTTCGGCAGACCTGTCGGCATTGGATATGCCGCCGGAACATCGCATGTCGCTGGCCTCGATGGTGCGTGAGTACCTTTTCTTGCTTTCCGAAGACAAGATGCTGCGCGCCGAGATCAGGACGGCAACGAAACGGATGCACGCAGAGCGGTTCGCGCACCTGACATCTGTCGTCGGGGTGGGCGAGACCGCCGCATCGAACTTCTTGGCCGAGCTGTTCTCTCCCGAACGGTTCAACCGCCCCGAGGAAGTGACCTCCTATCTCGGTCTCGCACCTGTGGTCAGCCAGAGTGGTGGCAGTCAAGCCCGCGCCAGGATCAGACCCGTGGGTCAGAAACGCTTACGCGGCATCCTCATCGAAGCCGCATGGCAATGGACGTGGCGAGACCCCGAAGCGAAGGAACTCTACAATCGACATTTTGCGAAGCATGGGATCGGGCAGAAGGCCATCGTGGCCGTCGCCCGCAAGCTCGCGATCAAGCTTTGGCGCATGGCGGTAGAGATACCGCCCGTGTCAATGGAGGGTGCCGCGCGCGGGGCCTGGTCGGGATAA
- a CDS encoding ParB/RepB/Spo0J family partition protein, with the protein MTNQTQITTATDEQIPFSDLYLSDINPRTILNDDAIVELAANIQEHGLIQSPAGLRDATGKVGIVAGGRRYRALALLQDDPRFQIVTVRMAPDQATAVFWATSENAQREDLHPADEIRDFGAMEKRGVKVADIAVAYGVTEKHVYRRLALSNLPAPVLDALRDGSVSLSQAAAFTISDDEALTLEVLALHIEQIAKGYGGLNDYTIKTRLKPGSVKGTDRRAVFVGEADYSAAGGRMGGDLFADVTTFDDPAILDEVFAAKLTQTAADYSAAYGWKWAEAITDGYISYQFDQDRKFGKVYPVEGELTEAEAERYDALVELANGDALDEEGTTELDALQTKRDGDFTDEQLATSGVVIYVTNDGSVKVGAGFIRAEDKAAAIEAGILQPSRHATTEAAPKSPISDTLRGDLERIGTGARQNAMLDDPKLALHLLAFQLCGKMGYDRAYGVRTDDVPNVPTTETGYVLDKRLTVSDTDDRSPFNRDHAAEFAKFRKRGDARIMDLLNRYLVAHLTISSPDLGAMIDKLTAKRTRDTFTPTAENFFGRVNGAYLNDLWSDLLGLVADHPTVTTFEKLKKGEKAAKLESLFADPATRTALGLSKDQIDRINAWLPEGMA; encoded by the coding sequence ATGACCAACCAGACCCAGATCACCACAGCGACCGACGAGCAAATTCCGTTCTCTGACCTCTACCTCTCCGACATCAACCCCCGCACCATCCTGAACGACGATGCCATCGTCGAACTTGCCGCGAATATTCAAGAGCATGGCCTCATTCAAAGCCCGGCAGGCCTGCGCGATGCTACTGGCAAGGTCGGGATCGTGGCGGGTGGACGCCGTTACCGCGCCTTGGCGCTGTTGCAGGACGACCCCCGGTTTCAGATCGTGACCGTCCGTATGGCCCCCGATCAGGCGACCGCCGTGTTTTGGGCGACGAGCGAGAACGCGCAGCGCGAGGATCTGCACCCCGCAGACGAAATCCGCGACTTTGGCGCGATGGAGAAGCGCGGCGTGAAGGTCGCAGATATTGCCGTCGCTTATGGCGTGACCGAGAAGCACGTTTACCGCCGCCTGGCCCTGTCCAATCTGCCCGCCCCGGTGCTGGACGCTTTGCGGGACGGCAGCGTGAGCCTGTCCCAAGCAGCCGCGTTCACGATCAGCGACGACGAGGCTCTTACCTTGGAGGTGTTGGCCCTTCACATCGAGCAAATCGCCAAAGGCTACGGCGGGTTAAACGACTACACCATCAAGACCCGCCTGAAACCCGGCAGCGTCAAAGGCACCGACCGCCGCGCCGTGTTTGTCGGAGAGGCAGACTACAGCGCCGCAGGAGGTCGCATGGGTGGCGACCTGTTTGCTGACGTGACGACCTTTGACGACCCCGCCATTCTGGACGAGGTTTTCGCCGCCAAGCTGACCCAGACCGCAGCCGACTACTCCGCCGCGTATGGCTGGAAATGGGCCGAGGCAATCACTGATGGTTACATCAGCTATCAATTCGATCAGGACCGCAAATTCGGCAAGGTCTATCCCGTCGAAGGCGAACTGACCGAGGCCGAGGCCGAGCGTTATGACGCACTTGTGGAACTAGCGAACGGCGATGCACTGGACGAGGAAGGCACAACTGAGCTGGACGCCTTGCAAACCAAGAGGGACGGCGACTTTACCGACGAGCAGCTGGCCACAAGCGGTGTCGTGATCTATGTCACCAACGACGGCAGCGTGAAGGTCGGGGCGGGTTTCATCCGGGCCGAGGACAAGGCCGCAGCGATTGAGGCAGGTATCTTGCAGCCGTCGCGCCATGCCACGACCGAGGCCGCGCCGAAGTCGCCTATCTCTGACACTTTGCGCGGCGATCTGGAGCGGATCGGCACAGGCGCACGGCAGAACGCGATGCTGGACGACCCCAAACTGGCCCTGCATCTTCTGGCCTTCCAGCTTTGCGGGAAGATGGGATACGACCGCGCTTACGGCGTCCGCACGGACGACGTGCCAAACGTCCCGACCACGGAAACCGGCTATGTGCTGGACAAGCGCCTGACCGTTTCTGACACCGACGACCGCAGCCCGTTCAACCGCGATCATGCCGCCGAATTTGCCAAGTTTCGCAAGCGGGGCGATGCAAGGATCATGGACCTGTTGAACCGTTATCTGGTCGCGCACCTGACCATCAGCAGCCCTGACCTCGGCGCGATGATCGACAAGCTGACAGCCAAGCGCACCCGCGACACCTTCACACCGACCGCCGAGAACTTCTTTGGTCGCGTGAACGGCGCTTACCTCAATGACCTGTGGAGCGACCTTCTGGGACTGGTCGCAGACCACCCCACCGTGACCACGTTCGAGAAATTGAAGAAGGGAGAGAAGGCCGCAAAGCTGGAAAGCCTGTTTGCGGACCCGGCGACACGCACAGCCCTTGGCCTGTCGAAAGATCAGATCGACCGGATCAACGCATGGCTTCCCGAAGGTATGGCCTGA
- a CDS encoding ArdC family protein: protein MAKERLDIRQHVTDTIIAQIEAGTPPWRKPWTGGAVGACLPVRHNGEAYRGINVLMLWAVASERGYASERWMTFNQAQQLGGIVKKGEKCARSVFYGTFEQKDDGQSDGGTEGASKARIGFAKANNVFNADQIEGLPAEYYVQPDPARDLGTEADPALEAFFGSIGADIVSTTDPRAYYRPATDQVHMPPVGTFTNAARYYGVLAHEITHWTGAEKRLDRIKKFGNKAAYAFEELVAEIGACLLAVRLGVEPEFDQSAAYIEGWLEALKSDKGLIFKAAAEAQKAVDFVLAAADAETTTEEDRAAA from the coding sequence ATGGCTAAAGAGCGTTTGGACATTCGCCAGCATGTCACCGACACAATCATCGCACAGATCGAGGCAGGCACCCCGCCTTGGCGCAAGCCGTGGACAGGTGGCGCGGTTGGCGCTTGCCTGCCCGTCCGTCACAATGGCGAAGCCTATCGCGGCATCAACGTCCTGATGTTGTGGGCTGTCGCATCCGAGCGCGGCTATGCGTCCGAACGCTGGATGACATTCAATCAGGCGCAGCAGCTTGGCGGCATCGTCAAGAAGGGCGAGAAATGCGCCCGCAGCGTTTTCTATGGCACCTTCGAGCAGAAGGACGACGGACAGAGCGACGGCGGCACCGAAGGCGCAAGCAAGGCCCGGATCGGCTTTGCAAAGGCGAACAACGTCTTTAACGCGGATCAGATCGAGGGTTTGCCCGCTGAATACTATGTCCAGCCCGATCCCGCCCGCGACCTTGGCACCGAGGCCGACCCGGCGCTTGAGGCATTTTTCGGCAGCATCGGGGCCGATATTGTCAGCACCACAGACCCCCGCGCTTACTATCGCCCCGCGACGGATCAGGTTCACATGCCGCCCGTTGGCACTTTCACCAATGCCGCCCGCTACTATGGCGTTCTGGCACATGAAATCACGCACTGGACTGGCGCGGAAAAGCGGCTGGACCGGATCAAGAAGTTTGGCAACAAGGCGGCTTATGCGTTCGAGGAGCTTGTGGCCGAGATTGGCGCTTGCCTGTTGGCCGTGCGCCTTGGCGTTGAGCCGGAATTTGACCAAAGCGCAGCCTACATCGAGGGCTGGCTTGAAGCGCTGAAATCCGACAAAGGGCTGATTTTCAAAGCCGCAGCCGAGGCACAAAAGGCCGTGGATTTTGTGCTGGCAGCAGCCGACGCCGAGACCACCACAGAGGAAGACCGCGCCGCCGCCTGA
- a CDS encoding ZIP family metal transporter yields the protein MISMSPILLGFLGSLAAGSLTAIGAIPVLFGRIPSRATRDLSLGFAAGVMLAASFFSLIIPALDAAEPQYQSEAAPAAIVCLAILLGMGAVALMNEKLPHEHFSGGREGPAAASLRRVWLFIIAITIHNFPEGLAVGVGFGSGGLEGGMPLAIGIGLQNAPEGLAVAVALLGEGYGKWRAWGIAAMTGLVEPVGGLLGAGIIGLSEPILPWGLAFAAGAMLYVISHEIIPETHRSGNQNRATLGLAFGLVIMLFLDVWLG from the coding sequence ATGATCTCAATGTCACCCATCTTGCTCGGATTTCTGGGAAGTCTCGCTGCCGGTTCGCTTACCGCGATTGGTGCGATTCCAGTCCTGTTTGGACGCATCCCGTCTCGCGCGACGCGAGATCTGTCACTCGGATTTGCCGCAGGCGTCATGTTAGCTGCATCCTTTTTCTCTTTGATCATCCCCGCACTCGATGCGGCAGAACCGCAGTACCAGAGCGAGGCCGCACCCGCTGCCATCGTGTGTCTCGCAATTTTGCTTGGCATGGGTGCTGTCGCTCTGATGAATGAGAAGTTGCCTCACGAACACTTCAGCGGGGGACGGGAGGGACCGGCAGCCGCATCGCTGCGCCGTGTCTGGTTATTCATCATCGCGATCACGATCCACAATTTTCCCGAGGGCCTTGCCGTTGGCGTCGGCTTCGGGTCAGGGGGCCTGGAAGGCGGAATGCCACTTGCGATCGGCATAGGTCTGCAAAATGCGCCTGAGGGGCTTGCAGTCGCCGTTGCGCTTCTAGGCGAGGGCTATGGAAAATGGCGGGCTTGGGGTATCGCCGCGATGACGGGTCTGGTCGAACCGGTGGGTGGATTGCTGGGGGCTGGCATCATCGGTCTCTCCGAGCCTATTTTGCCGTGGGGTTTGGCCTTCGCAGCAGGCGCCATGCTTTACGTCATCAGTCACGAAATCATCCCTGAAACGCATCGCAGCGGAAACCAGAACAGAGCCACGCTCGGACTGGCATTTGGTCTGGTGATCATGCTCTTTCTTGACGTTTGGCTGGGTTGA
- a CDS encoding DUF411 domain-containing protein: protein MKPRIAALIGTLALFSATQAFAEATPINVQKTNGCGCCLAWMEHLKANGFAPTGEDVNGGLLIRYKMESGVPQNMMSCHTAMVDGYIIEGHVPAADIRRLLQDRPDAVGLAVPDMPLGSPGMDQGRRADAYDVFLINDDGSTDVFASYPGN from the coding sequence ATGAAACCACGTATCGCCGCTCTGATTGGCACCCTCGCACTCTTTTCGGCCACGCAGGCCTTTGCAGAAGCGACGCCGATCAATGTGCAGAAAACCAATGGTTGCGGTTGCTGCCTCGCCTGGATGGAGCATCTCAAAGCCAATGGTTTTGCGCCAACGGGCGAAGATGTGAATGGGGGACTGCTCATTCGGTACAAGATGGAAAGTGGGGTCCCGCAAAATATGATGTCCTGCCACACCGCCATGGTTGATGGTTATATTATCGAAGGACATGTTCCCGCTGCTGACATCCGCCGCCTCTTACAGGATCGCCCGGATGCGGTTGGACTTGCCGTGCCGGATATGCCGCTTGGTTCGCCAGGTATGGATCAGGGGCGACGTGCGGACGCTTACGACGTCTTTCTCATCAACGACGACGGATCCACGGACGTCTTTGCCAGCTATCCGGGAAACTGA
- a CDS encoding L,D-transpeptidase, with translation MLTRRHFIATTAAMFSAPLAGPAFANTWPTGAEKAAWDAQVTPPGYNPTTSNPWGLHPRLLPQRVEARPGLLPGDIHVDAVARYLYHIEEGGTAMRYGVAIGRDGLYEPGTYTIKRKVEWPHWTPTASMIERSPDTYAQFADGQEPGPGNALGSRALYLYIGDRDTYLRIHGTPQPRSIGSRASSGCVRMVMPHINDLYEQVSTGVTAYLYPAEGDGPMTAHTT, from the coding sequence ATGTTGACCAGACGCCATTTCATCGCGACGACAGCAGCCATGTTCTCTGCTCCGCTTGCGGGGCCTGCCTTCGCGAACACGTGGCCGACCGGCGCGGAAAAAGCTGCCTGGGATGCGCAAGTTACCCCACCCGGGTACAACCCGACTACGTCGAACCCATGGGGGTTGCATCCGCGCCTGTTGCCGCAGCGTGTCGAGGCGCGGCCGGGTCTTCTGCCCGGCGACATTCATGTCGATGCCGTGGCGCGTTACCTCTATCATATCGAAGAGGGTGGAACGGCCATGCGCTACGGCGTCGCCATCGGCCGCGACGGCCTTTATGAGCCGGGCACCTACACCATCAAGCGCAAAGTCGAATGGCCACACTGGACCCCGACCGCGTCGATGATCGAACGATCGCCGGACACCTATGCGCAATTTGCCGACGGTCAGGAACCCGGTCCGGGCAACGCTCTCGGATCGCGGGCCCTCTATCTCTATATTGGTGATCGGGACACCTATCTGCGGATCCACGGCACGCCGCAACCGCGGTCGATCGGCAGCCGTGCAAGTTCCGGCTGCGTGCGCATGGTGATGCCGCACATTAACGATCTTTATGAACAGGTGAGTACCGGCGTTACCGCTTACCTTTATCCGGCTGAAGGCGATGGCCCGATGACGGCGCATACAACCTGA
- a CDS encoding copper chaperone PCu(A)C: MTRLTLAALAACAAIISIPGNAFAGSDDVVVESPWARAAIGTTRPGAAYFIVHNTGDEAVTLMGNITTPLAMMAQIHRTTISADGVSTMVPVEEILIAPGHSIALEPGGMHAMLMMLQSPMKEGGTFPLILTLEDGAKIPVEVPILGVAARGPDG; this comes from the coding sequence ATGACACGCCTGACACTTGCGGCACTTGCCGCATGCGCCGCCATCATTTCAATCCCCGGAAATGCCTTTGCGGGATCCGACGACGTCGTCGTGGAAAGCCCCTGGGCCCGCGCCGCGATCGGGACCACGCGCCCTGGTGCGGCATACTTCATTGTTCATAACACCGGCGACGAGGCGGTGACGCTTATGGGCAACATCACCACACCCCTCGCCATGATGGCTCAGATACATCGGACGACGATAAGTGCCGATGGCGTCAGTACCATGGTGCCGGTCGAAGAAATATTGATTGCCCCGGGCCACAGTATCGCGCTGGAACCAGGGGGCATGCATGCAATGTTAATGATGCTGCAAAGTCCGATGAAAGAAGGTGGAACCTTTCCACTCATACTTACACTTGAAGATGGCGCTAAAATTCCTGTCGAGGTCCCCATCCTTGGTGTCGCCGCCCGCGGGCCTGACGGCTGA
- a CDS encoding M23 family metallopeptidase gives MKLRYLAVGLVLAGGASSAVIVLSNVMAKEAVPVALTDIGRWEPDTVAPLPFDDMVDMASIVSSPDETPALAAPAVLNIAPVQMSLPALQPSVTTWSREIATGETLDAVLGEAGLSATDRAEIALALGVEFDLRQLRPGHSLTVITTADGRPKRVSLDVDDGVQIEAVFGDRVATRVVTPAPDITTLAGETVIDSSIFAALEDAGIPARFAVDLAQMLGGTVDFRRDLSGGETLKVMWREARVGDAVIGEPDMTFAALDLGDAVFEIVWPEDGSGRAVIYRDGAVMRTFAQPVEGARLSSVYGQRKHPVFGNTRMHTGIDFAAARGTPVQATAPGRVSFIGTRGGYGRTVEIAHGSDTMTRYAHLSAVPEGLSIGDRVTAGDVIGNVGATGTATGPNLHYEVRVNGRPTDPLSDDRLNEALEAKGDDAANLVQLASARSGLERSLASAHVTTTNGRL, from the coding sequence ATGAAACTCAGATACCTGGCCGTAGGCCTTGTTTTGGCAGGCGGCGCTTCGTCTGCAGTCATCGTACTGTCGAATGTTATGGCGAAGGAAGCTGTTCCCGTCGCACTGACGGACATTGGTCGTTGGGAGCCTGACACCGTGGCACCCCTGCCATTCGATGACATGGTCGATATGGCTTCCATAGTCTCTTCGCCAGACGAAACGCCGGCGCTCGCGGCACCTGCCGTCTTGAACATAGCGCCGGTCCAAATGTCCCTTCCCGCGCTTCAACCCTCAGTCACGACCTGGTCCCGCGAGATCGCCACCGGTGAGACTTTGGACGCGGTTCTGGGCGAGGCAGGACTGTCCGCCACCGATCGTGCAGAAATCGCTCTGGCGCTTGGAGTAGAGTTCGATTTGAGGCAGTTGCGTCCAGGTCATTCACTCACCGTCATTACAACTGCGGATGGCCGCCCGAAACGCGTGTCGCTCGACGTGGACGACGGCGTTCAGATCGAAGCCGTCTTCGGAGACCGTGTTGCAACGCGTGTCGTGACCCCCGCGCCGGATATCACGACCCTTGCAGGTGAGACCGTCATAGACAGTTCGATTTTCGCAGCGCTTGAGGATGCCGGGATACCCGCACGATTTGCTGTCGATCTAGCTCAGATGTTGGGCGGTACCGTGGATTTTCGTCGCGACCTGTCCGGTGGTGAAACACTGAAAGTGATGTGGCGCGAGGCACGGGTCGGCGATGCAGTGATTGGCGAACCAGACATGACGTTTGCGGCTCTTGATCTTGGAGACGCGGTCTTCGAGATCGTTTGGCCAGAAGATGGGTCGGGGAGAGCTGTCATCTACCGCGATGGTGCCGTGATGCGGACCTTTGCGCAGCCGGTTGAGGGCGCGCGCCTGAGTTCGGTCTACGGCCAGCGCAAGCACCCAGTCTTCGGGAATACCCGGATGCATACAGGCATCGATTTTGCGGCGGCACGGGGCACACCGGTGCAGGCAACGGCCCCAGGGCGCGTCAGCTTCATTGGCACCCGCGGCGGCTATGGCCGGACCGTAGAAATCGCGCATGGATCAGACACCATGACCCGATATGCACACCTGAGCGCCGTACCAGAAGGGCTTTCCATCGGCGACCGCGTCACAGCAGGCGATGTCATCGGCAATGTTGGTGCCACTGGCACGGCCACCGGCCCAAATTTGCATTACGAAGTGCGCGTAAACGGCCGTCCTACAGATCCCCTCTCCGACGACCGGCTTAATGAGGCTTTGGAAGCCAAAGGCGATGATGCCGCGAACCTGGTACAATTGGCCTCCGCACGGTCTGGTCTGGAGCGAAGTCTGGCCAGCGCGCACGTCACAACAACAAACGGAAGGCTTTGA
- the lspA gene encoding signal peptidase II: protein MNTQNAGLMALCTALVTDQVSKTIVAMNADRLSDSLPVLPGFNLTFLRNDGVTFGLFGNMPWWALSLIAFAVCGVLAVMLWRTTRYLEAVAYGLIIGGALGNIVDRLRFGGVTDFLDFYVGNTHWPAFNIADVAIVTGVAVLFVPERFSRPAQT from the coding sequence CTGAACACACAAAATGCAGGATTGATGGCGCTGTGCACGGCTTTGGTTACCGACCAAGTCTCGAAAACCATCGTGGCGATGAATGCTGATCGCCTCTCGGATAGCCTGCCGGTGCTCCCGGGGTTCAACCTGACATTCCTCCGCAATGACGGCGTTACATTTGGTCTGTTCGGTAACATGCCATGGTGGGCCCTGAGCCTGATCGCCTTCGCTGTTTGTGGCGTGCTTGCAGTAATGCTGTGGCGGACAACAAGGTATCTCGAGGCGGTCGCTTATGGCCTGATCATCGGAGGCGCGCTCGGCAATATCGTCGACCGCCTTCGCTTCGGAGGGGTTACGGATTTTCTGGATTTCTATGTTGGCAATACCCATTGGCCAGCGTTCAACATCGCTGATGTTGCGATCGTGACAGGTGTCGCCGTTTTGTTTGTGCCGGAGAGATTTTCACGACCGGCGCAGACATGA
- a CDS encoding DUF3768 domain-containing protein has translation MNDQTTLSADEQAEIDRAAKIAEQNDRFRKTWGADVSVPGQIIVTRAVASLSAGAQVQIMRAVQTFDTFTEDNDPYGDHTFGAFEAIEAGETVKLFWKIDLYDTEYTFGSAAPPRTPLRPAAS, from the coding sequence ATGAACGACCAAACCACCCTGTCGGCAGATGAGCAGGCCGAGATTGACCGTGCCGCGAAGATCGCAGAGCAGAACGACCGTTTCCGCAAGACATGGGGCGCAGACGTCAGCGTTCCCGGCCAGATCATCGTAACGCGCGCCGTGGCAAGCCTGTCCGCAGGGGCACAGGTGCAGATCATGCGGGCCGTGCAGACGTTCGACACCTTCACCGAGGACAACGACCCTTATGGGGATCACACCTTTGGCGCTTTCGAGGCAATCGAAGCGGGTGAGACGGTCAAGCTGTTCTGGAAGATCGACCTCTACGACACCGAGTACACGTTCGGCAGTGCTGCCCCCCCGAGGACACCGCTACGACCCGCCGCGTCCTGA
- a CDS encoding SCO family protein: MQRRAALTYGTAGLGALGLTLFAGWWRVDGPGAVEPVAQRPAPLTSMDFELTDHEGRTVGPENLIGRASLVFFGFTFCPDVCPTTLSDISGWLDDLGADAERLNVVFITVDPDRDTVEAMADYVGYFHPAIRGWTGTTDQIARAADGFRVRYEKVPAETGSYTMNHTATVFTFAATGGFSGTIDYHEPRAFAVPKIRRALDNETGDTT; encoded by the coding sequence ATGCAACGTCGCGCGGCTCTGACATACGGTACAGCAGGTCTGGGTGCGCTCGGGCTGACACTCTTTGCCGGCTGGTGGCGCGTCGACGGCCCCGGCGCGGTAGAACCGGTTGCACAGAGACCGGCGCCGCTGACGTCGATGGATTTTGAGCTGACCGACCACGAAGGGCGCACGGTGGGGCCAGAAAATCTGATTGGCCGCGCTTCACTGGTATTTTTCGGGTTCACCTTTTGCCCTGACGTTTGCCCTACCACCTTGTCGGATATCTCAGGCTGGCTCGACGACTTGGGGGCAGACGCCGAGCGGTTGAATGTGGTGTTCATCACCGTCGACCCTGATCGTGACACGGTGGAGGCCATGGCCGACTACGTCGGCTATTTTCACCCCGCAATTCGCGGCTGGACGGGCACGACGGATCAGATTGCACGCGCGGCCGATGGCTTTCGTGTGCGCTATGAGAAGGTTCCCGCCGAAACCGGGAGCTACACGATGAACCATACCGCGACCGTGTTTACCTTCGCGGCAACCGGTGGATTTTCCGGCACCATCGACTATCATGAGCCGAGAGCGTTTGCGGTGCCCAAGATCCGCCGCGCTTTGGACAACGAGACGGGGGACACCACATGA
- a CDS encoding AAA family ATPase, with the protein MTQIVGSEALDAFSVALDQALRQQSARLHAPNSRKSDGGLRRFTIREMADITFRMNYNTLRHHLKNVPDLPEGIMEPGNRRTFSLDEIIDIQNKLYVAGKISVDMFPGKIDGEVTTKLLIYNLKGGVSKTTAAVNLGQFLALRGFKVLMVDLDPQASCSDLFDIQADLDDLPSIYDVLRYDEEGQDSTRIGIADAIQPTYFPNIDIIPGSIALTEFEYETASAAARGVPFYTRISDALSLVEDTYDVILFDTPPHMSFCVIAALYASNAMLVPLSAGMLDVVSLVKFLELASSTLASIEGVDPNKRFHFIRILLTRYSAHDPAQLQLSSFLRNTLGPAMLKTDFLASTAIADAGNTMNPLLEVDPSTFTRKTYDRVLESLHGIAVEIEEEIMRSRGRIHASAEVA; encoded by the coding sequence ATGACGCAGATAGTGGGTTCGGAGGCCCTGGATGCCTTCAGTGTAGCACTCGATCAGGCATTGAGACAGCAGTCTGCACGGCTGCACGCTCCAAATTCCCGTAAATCAGACGGCGGCCTGCGGAGATTCACCATCCGCGAGATGGCCGACATCACCTTCCGCATGAACTACAATACGCTGCGGCATCACCTTAAGAACGTGCCCGATCTGCCTGAAGGCATCATGGAGCCCGGCAACCGCCGCACATTCAGCCTAGACGAAATCATCGATATTCAGAACAAGCTTTACGTGGCCGGCAAGATTTCCGTGGACATGTTCCCGGGCAAGATCGACGGAGAGGTTACCACTAAGTTATTGATATATAACTTGAAAGGCGGCGTTTCCAAGACGACTGCGGCCGTCAATCTCGGACAGTTTCTGGCTCTCAGGGGCTTCAAGGTCCTCATGGTCGATCTGGACCCGCAGGCAAGCTGTTCGGATCTTTTCGACATTCAGGCCGACCTCGATGATTTGCCGTCAATCTACGACGTCCTGCGCTACGATGAAGAAGGACAAGACAGCACCCGCATCGGAATAGCCGATGCGATCCAGCCCACGTATTTCCCCAACATCGACATCATCCCGGGATCGATCGCGCTCACGGAGTTCGAGTATGAGACTGCATCGGCGGCAGCCCGCGGCGTCCCCTTCTATACCCGCATCTCGGACGCGCTGAGCCTGGTTGAGGACACCTACGATGTCATCCTGTTCGACACGCCGCCTCACATGTCCTTCTGTGTCATCGCGGCTCTCTACGCCTCCAATGCGATGCTGGTCCCCCTCTCGGCCGGCATGCTCGACGTCGTCAGCCTCGTTAAGTTCCTCGAGCTGGCCTCGAGCACGCTGGCGAGCATCGAGGGCGTGGATCCCAATAAGCGGTTCCACTTCATCCGGATCTTGCTCACGCGATATTCAGCGCATGACCCTGCGCAGCTGCAACTGAGTTCCTTCCTGCGCAACACGCTGGGACCAGCGATGCTGAAGACGGACTTTCTCGCCTCGACAGCGATCGCAGACGCCGGCAACACGATGAATCCGCTACTCGAGGTCGATCCGTCGACCTTCACCCGCAAGACCTACGACCGTGTCCTGGAAAGTCTTCACGGAATTGCGGTCGAGATCGAGGAAGAGATCATGCGAAGCCGCGGTCGGATCCATGCCAGCGCAGAGGTGGCATGA